CCTTTGAAGAAAACCAGTTGTTTGCCACCCTCGATCCAATGACAAGGAAAGCGATCTTGCCAAGCGGCTTTACGGCTCTATTAACAGATACGGTTGGTTTCATACAGGACTTGCCAACGACTTTGATTGCTGCTTTCCGCTCTACTTTGGAAGAGGTTCGTGAAGCAGATTTGCTCTTGCATGTAGTGGATATGTCCAATGAGGATTACTACTCACATGAACAAACAGTTAATAAACTGCTGGAGGACCTTGAAGTCCACCAAATCCCACAGGTTACCGTTTACAATAAACGCGACATCGCACACCAGGATTTTGTGCCAAACGCAAAAAATGAGACGGCTTTTATTAGTGCGTACAATGAGGAAGACCGCAAGAACTTGCTTGTAAAAATTGAACAGTCAATCATTGGAATGATGGAACCTTTCCATGTACTCGTGCCGTCAGATGAAGGGAAACTCCTGGCACAATTGAAAAATGAAACCATTCTTCGTGAGCTTGCATTTGACGAAGAAAAGCAAGGCTATGTCTGCAAGGGCTATTCTTTAGCTGATCATCAGATTACCGGCCAGCTGAAGCGGTTCTCGATATAATTTGATACTTATACAAGATAGGAGAGCAACATGTTTACACACTTGAAAAATGGGCAAATGCTGCAGCCGCTTGTCAGCGAAATTGAGCAGCAGATTGCTGATATCCACAAAAAAATAGACGGACGGATTGATTCAAATCAGTTCAGGGTATTGCAAAGTTTCCAGAAGCATCGAGTGAGTGATTCTCATTTCATTCCGACGACTGGTTATGGATACGACGATGCGGGCAGGGAGACGCTCGAAAAAATTTATGCCGAGGTGTTTGGTGCTGAAGCTGGGCTGGTTCGCCCTCAAATCATTTCAGGAACTCATGCGATTTCGATTTCGTTATTTGGCATCCTTCGGCCTGGTGATGAGCTGCTATATATCACTGGGAAACCATATGACACTCTGGAAGAGATTGTCGGGATACGGGGAACCGGAAACGGATCATTGAAGGAATTCGGAATCTCCTATGATTCCGTCCATCTAACGGAAACTGGAGAAATCAATTGGGGTGCAGTAGAGAAGGCCATCAAGCCTGAAACGAAAATGATCGGCATCCAGCGTTCGAAAGGGTATGCGACACGACCTTCATTCACTGTGGCGCAAATTGGTGAAATGGTGAAGTTCGTAAAGGAAATCAAATCCGATGTCGTTGTCTTTGTTGATAACTGCTATGGTGAGTTTGTCGAAGAGCTGGAACCATGCCATGTTGGCGCTGATCTGATGGCTGGATCCTTGATTAAAAATCCAGGCGGCGGTATTGCCAAGACAGGCGGATATATTGTTGGCAAGGAAGAGTTTGTCGAGTCATGTTCTTACCGGATGACATCTCCTGGTATCGGTGCCGAAGCCGGTGCTTCACTTTATTCATTACAGGAAATGTACCAGGGGTTTTTCATGGCACCGCATATTGTGGCGCAGGCTTTGAAGGGGGCAGTTTTCACAGCCGCGATGCTGGATCGTTTAGGAATGAATTCAATGCCTGAATGGGACGCGGAAAGAACTGATCTTATCCAGGCAGTCCAATTCGACGACCGTGAAAAGATGGTTGCTTTTTGCCAGGCAATTCAATATGCATCCCCAATCAATTCTCACGTAACCGCACACCCCGCTTACATGCCGGGATATGAAGATGAAGTAATCATGGCTGCTGGTACATTCGTCCAGGGAGCTAGCATTGAATTGACGGCTGATGGACCGATCAGGCCGCCGTATGTTGCATATGTACAAGGAGGCTTAACGTATTCACATGTGAAAATGGCCGTGTGCATAGCTCTCGATTCTTTAATTGAAAAAGGTTTAATACTTTTAAAATAGGTAAATATACAACAGGACGCTTGCTAAATAAGTCCTGTTCTTTTTTTATGAAATTTCATGTTAGATAATCTAACATATATTTGACAGGATTCCTTACATTGAATATAATAAGATTATCTTAAAAGGGAGGAGGAGAAATCATATGGGCGGAAGTGAAATTCGCCGGAATATGCCGCTCTTTAGTATTGGAATTGTCATGCAGCTGACAGATCTAACCGCAAGGCAAATTCGGTACTATGAAGAGCATGAATTGATTTCTCCGGCAAGAACAGAGGGCAATAAACGCCTCTTTTCCTTAAATGATATCGACAAGCTCCTAGAGATCAAAGACTTGATTGACCAGGGAGTCAATATGGCAGGCATCAAGAAGGTTTTCAATGTTCAACAACAGGCAAAACTAAGTGCCGCTGAGAAAAAACAGGCTGAAAAAACGAGAAGAGATCTTTCTGATTCTGAGTTGAGAAAACTGCTCAGGAAAGAGCTTCTCCAGGCAGGTCGTTTCAATAGGTCCACTGACCGCGGCGACATGTCGAGATTTTTCCATTAAGGATTTAAAAACTATTAATTCATTTGTTGAAAATTTTAGGAGGAAATTGGGATGGCAAAAAAGTTCACTAGAGAAGACATTATTCGTTTATCAAAAGAAGAAAATGTAAAATTCATCCGTCTGCAGTTCACAGACATTTTAGGAACAATCAAGAACGTAGAGATTCCAATCAGCCAGCTTGAAAAAGCTCTTGATAACAAAATGATGTTCGACGGATCTTCAATTGAAGGTTTCGTTCGTATCGAAGAATCTGATATGTACCTGATTCCTGACTTGGATACATGGGTGGTCTTCCCTTGGACAGCTGAAAAAGGTAAGGTTGCACGTTTGATTTGTGATATCAATAATGCTGATGGTACACCATTTGCTGGTGACCCGCGCGGTAACCTGAAGCGAATCCTGAAGGAAATGGAAGAGTTGGGCTTCACTAACTTCAATCTTGGGCCAGAACCGGAATTCTTCCTCTTCAAGCTTGATGTAAATGGCGAACCAACACTTGAATTGAATGATAACGGTGGATATTTTGACCTTGCGCCTACTGACCTTGGTGAAAACTGCCGCCGTGATATCGTGCTTGAGCTTGAAGAGATGGGCTTTGAAATTGAAGCATCACACCATGAGGTTGCTCCTGGACAGCACGAAATCGACTTCAAATATGCAGATGCTTTGACAGCTTGTGACCAGATCCAGACTTTCAAGCTAGTTGTTAAAACAATCGCTCGCAAACACGGCCTTCACGCAACATTCATGCCGAAACCATTGTTCGGAGTGAACGGATCCGGAATGCACTGCAATATGTCATTGTTCCGCAACGGCGAGAACTCATTCTTTGATCCTTCTGATAAAAAACTAGAGTTAAGCGAAACTGCTTACCAGTTCATCGCAGGAACACTGAAGCATGCTTCTGGATTTACAGCTGTAACAAACCCAACTGTAAACTCATATAAGCGTCTAGTACCTGGCTATGAAGCACCTTGCTATGTTGCATGGTCTGCCAAAAATCGTTCACCATTGATCCGTATTCCTGCATCTCGCGGAATGAGTACACGAGTTGAGGTCCGCAGTGTTGACCCAGCAGCAAACCCATACCTTGCAATGGCAGTATTGCTTGCAGCAGGTCTTGACGGAATCAAGAACAAAATGACTCCTCCAGCATCAGTAGACCGCAACATCTACGTGATGAACAAGGAAGAGCGCGTAGAAGAAGGAATCGACGATCTGCCGCCAACATTGGCAGCAGCCCTTGACCAGCTGAAAAAGAACGAAGTCATCAGCGCTGCACTCGGCGATCACATCCTAGAACACTTCATCGAAGCGAAAGAAATCGAATGGGATATGTTCAGAACTCAAGTTCACCCATGGGAACGCGAACAATACATGAGCATGTATTAATAGAAAAGAATGGCCTCCTGACTCTGTCAGGTGGTCATTTTTTTGCATAAGAAATGGCAATAATCGGCTGCCAGTAATCATTCTGCTTTTTATGAATCCCATACGAATCACCTCGAAATTAAGACGATATTTCCACAACCACTGCGTAAATTGCTGAAATTACGTTTTTCTCCCAATCCTCTGGTAAAGAAACTGTCGTCAAATATTAAAATTTTCAGAAAAATAATTGACTTTTTCCTATTTACACGTTATCTTTGTTTTAAAATATATAACACTTTTATTGTGTTACGATTATATAACGTTATATAAATAAAATTTTATGTAATACAGGGGGCGAAATCTTGATTTTACATGAAATCGAAACGAGCAGTCGTGAGGTCATTGAAGAAATTCAGCTCCAAAGACTCAAGACAGTAGTTGAGAAAATCGCTAATAGGGTGCCGTTCTACAAGAAGAAATTTGAGGACGCGAATTTTTCTCCTGAAATGCTAAATAGTCTGATAGATTTGGAAGCGCTTCCTTTCACCGAGAAGCAGGATTTGCGTAATCACTATCCTTTTGGGTTGTTCGCAGTTCCGCAAAGTGAATTGGTCAGGGTGCACGCCTCATCTGGAACGAGCGGGAAGCCGACGGTGGTTGGCTATACACAAAATGATATTGATATGTGGGGAGAGATTGTCGCCAGGTCAATTGCACTTGGTGGTGGTGAACCAGGCAATTTCCTTCAAAACGCTTATGGTTATGGACTTTTTACCGGTGGATTGGGCCTGCATTACGGTAGTGAAAAACTGGGAATGGTGACAGTGCCTGTTTCAGGTGGTAATACCCAAAGACAAATCATGTTAATAGAAGATTTTAAACCGCAAGTCATTTGCGGGACACCTTCTTATATCCTGAATATTGCTGAAACGATGGAGGAAATGGGCAAGGACCCGCGCGACACTTCCCTTAAGTACGGTATCTTCGGAGCTGAACCTTGGTCTGAAGAAATGAGAAAAACGCTAGAAGAGAAGCTCGGAATAAAGGCATGCGATATTTATGGACTGAGTGAAGTGATCGGGCCAGGTGTCGCTAATGAATGCCATGAAGCACAGGCAGGACTCCATGTTGCTGAGGATCATTTTTATGTGGAAGTCATTAACCCTGATACTCTGAAACCTGTTCCTGATGGGGAAGAAGGCGAACTGGTTTTTACCAGCCTGACAAAGGAAGCGTTTCCGGTCATCCGCTACCGGACTGGAGACATCGCTTCCATAACGAAGGAAAAATGCAGCTGTGGAAGAACGACAGTAAGGATGTCACGAGTCAAAGGACGTATTGATGACATGCTGATCATCAATGGAGTCAATGTCTTCCCTTCTCAGATTGAACATTGCTTGCTGGCAGTACCTGAACTTGCGCCGCATTACCAAATTCAAATTTTACAGAAGCGAACATTAAAGGTCCTGGAATTGCATGTTGAGATGAATGAGGAGTATTTCACGATGATCGGGGCGGATCCGATTTCTGATTCTGTTTACCAGCTGGAGAAGAGGATACAGTCATTGCTTAGAAGTCAGTGTCTGATCTCGATGGAAGTGCGTGTGCATCGACCAAAAACAATCCCCCGTTCTGAGGGAAAGGCAGTCCGGATTGTTGATAAAACGAAAGAACCGATTGGAACTTAAAACTTAAGGAGGAAAGCAGCATGGAAAACACAATTTCATTCGATCAGCTGACTGAAGAGGCGAAATATGAGCACTTCATGAAGCGGATCGAAGCTGGCGATAAGATTGAAGCAGAAGATTGGATGCCGGATGACTATCGAATGACACTGATCAAGCTGATATCCATGCACGGCATCAGTGAGATAATGGGCGCGCTCCCTGAAAAGGAATGGGTGCCGAAAGCCCCTTCCTTGAAAAGAAAGCTTGGGATCATGGCCAAGGTGCAGGATGAAATGGGCCACGGCCAACTTTTGTTAAGGGTAGCCGAGGATTTGATGAAACCGCTCGGGAAATCACGCGAGAACATCATTCATGATTTGCTTTCCGGCGACTTGAAATTCCACAATGTCTTCCACATGGAAGCTAAAACGTGGGGAGATGCGGGGTTGATTGGCTGGCTTGTCGATGGCGCCGCCATCATCTCCCAAACGAATATGCTTGATGCTTCCTACGGTCCGTATGCAAGAGCGCTGAAGCGAATTTGTGCCGAGGAGGTTTTCCACGCCCAGCATGGTGAGGCGATCATCATGGCGCTTGCCGAAGGAACCGATGAACAAAAAGCGATGATCCAGGATTCAATCGACAGATGGTGGGAAGCGCTTCTCATGTTCTTCGGACCGGCGGATGCGTCTACTACAGGAACTTCCAAACAGGATACAACCATTAAATACAGGATCAGAACGAAAACGAATGAGGAGCTCCGCCAGGACTTTTTTACAAAATATATTCCAAGAGTCCTGTCACTTGGCTTGAAGCTGCCAGATGAGACGATGCATTTTGACCAGGAGTCAGGCATGTGGCAATACAAGCAGCCAGATTGGAGCAAGTTCAAACAAATCATCAAGAATAATGGTCCGAAATCAAAGGATCGTTTAAGGCTGAGGGAAATCTCCTACAGTAATAACAAGTGGGTCATCGACGCATTAAGCGGTAAAGCTTAAAACAACTAGAAAACGTTATAGTAACAGTCCAGGAATATCACCGGAAAGGAGAGAGGATCATGTCTGGGAGTGGATTTTACCAGGAATTCGAAGTCTTCAGCAAGAGGACGGCAACTTCCCCGATGCAGTACCAGTTCTCATTGCTGGCACCGAACCATGAGCTGGCCCTTGTGATGGCCCAGGAAAATTTCATGAGACGGGAGCCAGTTGCCGATATTTGGGTCGTCAAGCGCGATGATGTCAGAAAGATGTCGCTTGAAGAGAGGCAAACATTGCAGAGGCTTGATAATAAGGATTACAGGAATACGAAAGGCTACGGCTATTTGAAAAAGAAATGGCGCCATTACGAGCAGGAAATGCTTGATGAAAAAGAGATCTTGTCATGGGGAGGGAAGCAGGAGAAATGAAATATGAACTAGAAGATGCGTTGAAAAATGAAGCCCTTCGTGACGCTGCAGTTGAGCTCCTGTTCCAGCTCGCAGATGATGATTTCATGATTGCCTACCGAGGTTCAGAATGGCTTGGGCTTGCCCCTCATATTGAAGAAGACGTCGCTTTTTCCTCAATCAGCCAGGATACAATGGGCCACGCGGCGATGTTCTATCAGCTTCTAAGCGACCTGGGAGCTGGGGATGCAGATCAGCTTGCCCATGCAAGGCCATCAGAAGAACGAAAGAATGCGATTTTACTAGAAAAAGTGAACGGACCGGGTACGTATTTGACTGAACCGCATTATGACTGGGCATTGGCGGTAGTAAGGAACTATTTTTACGCCCAGGCCAAGAAAGTGAAGATTGAATCACTGAAGAATTCATCCTACCAGCCATTGGCGGAGGCAGCAGTCAAAGTCAATATGGAACTTTACTACCATCTATTGCACTGGAAGACATGGTTCTCCCAGCTAGTGAGTGCCGGTGGAGAGGCAAGGCCGAGGATGGAAGAAGCGATAGCAAAAGTGTTTGATGAACTAGAAGGACTGTTCTCCATGGGTGATCAGGCCGAAGAGTTCACAAAACACCATTTGATAGATTCAGAGGAAGATTTAAGGACGAGATGGATTCAAATGATGTCACCTGTTTTTGAAAGCCTGGGTCTCAAGATGCCGGATCAATTCGGAATGAAAAGCGGAAATGGGCGAAATGGCGAGCATACAGCTGATTTGCAGGCTGCTTTGGATACTTTGGGCGAGGTCTATAGCTTCGATCCGGCAGCGAGCTGGTGATGCTTGATGCTAAGAGATAAAGTCATTGAAGCCTTGCAAGCTGTCAAAGACCCTGAAATCGACAGTGTATCGATTGTCGAGCTCGGCATGCTTGAGGAGCTGGAAATCCAAACAGACAAAGTCTTGATAAAGCTATTGCCGACCTTCATGGGCTGTCCGGCACTTGATATTATTAAAAACAATGTGATCAATACGGTATCGAGCGTTGAAGGAGTGGAAAACGTCGAAGTGAAATTCATTTTCCATCCTCCTTGGACTTCAGACCGGGTGACTGAGCTAGGCAGGGAAAAGCTAAAGGAATTTGGCATCGCACCGCCGCCAAGGCATATTGAGGAAACGGGCGAGTGGCAAGCTGATTGCCCTTACTGTGGATCCACCTATACGACAATGGAAAACCTTTTTGGCCCGACTGCCTGCCGCAGCATCCTATACTGCAAATCATGCAAAAACCCATTCGAAGCAATGAAACCTGTATCAACTTTGATGTGACGCCAAAGTCGAAAAAAGAAACTCTGGTGCCATATCAATTGATTAATAGCTTCAAGAAGCAAAGCATATATTCTATTTGGTCTATAAAAATTTGAAAAGAAAAGGGAGAGATTTTTAATGGTAAAACTAATCGCGATTTATAAGCATCCACAGGATAAAGAGGCATTTGACAAGCACTATTTTGAAACACACGCTCCACTGACTGCAAAAATCCCAGGACTTCGCAAAATGGAAGTGACTCGCATCGTCGGCAGCCCAATGGGTGGAGAGGGCAAATACTATTTAATGTGTGAAATGTACTATGACGACCATGAAGCATTAAAAGCTGGGATGAAATCTGCTGAAGGCAAAGCTTCTGGAAAGGATGTTATGAGTTTTGCGGGTGATCTGGTCACGATGATGATCGGTGAAGAAGTGAATGAATAAAAACTTTGAAATGATCGAAACGACTGTAAAAGGACAAATCGGATTAATCGAGCTGAACCGCCCGAAAGTCTTGAATGCCCTGAACAGGCAAATGGTTTCTGAAGTTCTTTCTGCTATGGAAGCATACGACAATGATCCCGCGGTGAAGGTCATTGTCCTCGCCGGAAAAGGAAGGGCATTCGCTGCAGGCGCAGATATCGATGAAATGATGGACGCGAATGCCATCAGCATGGAAACGTTGAATCAGTTCACCGACTGGGACCGGCTTGCCTGGATCAAGAAACCGGTCATCGGGGCTGTGCACGGGTTCGCGCTTGGAGGTGCTTTTGAATTGGCACTATGCTGCGATATGCTGTTCGCTGCTGAGACTGCAGAGTTTGGGTTTCCAGAAGTCAACCTTGGCGTGATGCCGGGAGCAGGCGGTACCCAGAGACTGACAAAGCTCGTCGGGAAAACGAAGGCAATGGAATGGATTCTTAGCGGCAAGCGTATTACCGCAAAGGAAGCCTTGCATTATGGAATCATCAATTCAACTTTTGCAGAGGAAGTATTGATGGAAGAAACCCTGAAGTTTGCGCATACAATCGCAAAACAGGCGCCAATTGCCGTCAGGCTGATCAAGGAGTCTGTACTTAAAGCGGTCGATTACCCTTTATATGAAGGCATGCAATATGAGCGCAAGAACTTCTATATGCTTTTTGCGACAGAAGATCAGAAGGAAGGCATGAGGGCTTTCAAAGAAAAACGAAAGCCAGATTTTAAAGGGAAATAAGGGGGTACATATCTGTGTTTGAAACCGTTTTATATGAAGTGCGGAATCAGGTAGCCTACATCACCCTGAACCGTCCTGATAAATTGAATGCCTTCACTCAGCAGTTGAACAAGGAAATCCAGAGTGCAATCAAGTCTGCATCCCGCGATAAAGAAGTAAGAGCACTGGTGATCACAGGTGCAGGCAGAGCTTTTTGCTCCGGGGAGGACCTGGCTGGTGTATCCGATGAGATGGACCACGGTGAGGTGCTTCGCAAACGCTATAATCCAATGCTGATGGAGCTAAACCGTTGTGAAAAGCCTGTGATAGCAGCTGTCAATGGTGTGGCGGCAGGAGCCGGGATGAGCCTTGCGCTCGCCTGTGATTTCCGGATTGCTTCTGAAAAAGCTAGTTTTGTAGAAGCGTTTATCCATGTCGGCCTTGTGCCTGATGCCGGCAATCTGTATTATCTTCCACGGCTTATCGGCCATGCAAAAGCGATGGAGCTTGCTGTATTTGGGGAGAAAATACCGGCAGATAAGGCAAAGGATCTTGGTCTTGTTACGGAAGTCTATTCATTGGACAACTGGAACGACCATGTCGCTTCATTTGCAGAAAGACTGGCCAATATGCCAACGAAGGCAATCGGCCTGATCAAGAGGAACTTGAAGGCGAGCTGGGATTCAAGTATTGAGGAATTTCTGGAAAGAGATGCCCAGAGCCAGAGAATTGCAGGGCAATCTGCCGACCATAAGGAAGGCGTCCAGGCATTCATGGAAAAAAGAAAACCCGTATTCAAAGGTGAATAAGGAAAGTATTCAATCTACTTAAAGGAGATGTTAAGCGTGACAACAGTAAAAGAGCAAAAATTCGAAGCAATGGCAGTAAAACGCGAGACATATCAATTGATCATCAATGGAGTTCGCCAGGACAGCGTAAATGGTGAAACGTACAAAGTCTACAATCCAGCGACAGGCGCGGAAGTTGCAACTGTGGCCAAGGCATCAAAGGAAGATGCAGAACTTGCAGTCCAGGCGGCGAGAAATGCGTTCGACTTCGGAAAGTGGCGTCATTTCCCTGTGAACAAGCGCTCTCGCACACTGAATAAAATCGCTTCAATTATGCGGTCCAGGTTCAATGAGCTAGTAGAGTTGGAGATTCTTGATACAGGTAAATCACTCGCTGCAGCGCAGGGACAAGTAATGCAGGCGATTGAGGACTTTGAATTTTACGCAGGTGCCATCGTCAGCCACCGCGGTGCAGTAAACAGCATGCCTGGTGCATTCCAGAATATCACCGAAAAAGAACCTGTCGGCGTTTGTGCCCAAATCATTCCTTGGAACTATCCAATGATGATGGCAGCGTGGAAAATCGCCCCAGCGATCGCAGTTGGCTGCTCCGTTGTAGTTAAACCAGCTTCATTAACACCGCTGACTGCCATTGTCCTTGGTGAGATTTGTATTGAAGCAGGCGTTCCGGAAGGCGTAGTGAATGTCATTCCTGGTTCAGGTTCTGTTGTGGGCAACTATCTAGTTGAACATGAAAAAGTCGACAAAGTTGCGTTCACAGGATCCACGCCTATCGGTAAGGATATCATGGCGAGAGCTTCCCAAACGTTAAAGCGCGTGACCCTTGAACTTGGCGGAAAGTCACCGAGCATCGTTTTTGAAGATGCGGATGTGGATGCTGCCGTAGCAGGTTCTCTTTTCGGGATCTTCTACAATACAGGACAATCATGTGAAGCGCGTTCTCGTTTGTATGTACATGAGGATGTATACGATGAGTTCATGGAGAAATTCGTCGCAAAAACAAAGCAGCTTAAGCTTGGCAATCCATTTGATAAAGAAACGCATGTTGGTGCTGTCATCAGCCAGGAGCAAATGAATGTAATCGACGGCTATGTGAAATCCGCGGTCGAAGATGGAGCACAAGTTCTGACAGGCGGTAAGGCTGCGAGTCTTGAAGGCTATGAAAATGGCTACTGGTATGAGCCTACCATCATCGCTGAAACAGATCACAGCATGAAAGCTGTGAACGAAGAAATCTTCGGGCCAGTTGTCGTGGTCATGAAATTCAAGGATGAAAAGGAAGCAGTCAAACTGGCAAATGACAGTGAATATGGACTTGGATCTGCGATCTGGACAAAGGACTACGGCCGTGCAACAAGGGTATCAAAGCAAATCCAGGCAGGTATCGTCATGGTAAACTGCCCGTTCTCCGCTTTCCCTGGCACACCGTTCGGCGGCTACAAACAATCCGGGTTCGGCCGCGAACTTTGCATCGAAACACTGGACTTATATACAGAAACAAAGAGTATCGTCTCTTACTACGGCAGCCGCCCGCTAAATCCGTTTAACGTCTAATCACGAGGCGAGCACTCTATGATCCGGGTGCTCGCCTTTCAATTTTTATGATCAGGAGGAGTATATAATGAAGAAACTCGTCGTAATCGGTTCTGGCGTTATGGGCAGAGGCATCGCATACGTCAGCTGCATAGGCGGATTCGAGACCGTACTGATTGATGTGGAAGAAAAACAGCTTCTTAACGCCGAACAAGAAATCAACAGCATATTTGAAAAAGGGATTGCTCGAGGTAAAGTAACGATAGACGATGCAGAAACTGCCAAGGCAAGGTTAAAATATTCAAACTTCCTTGCCGAGAACGTGAGGGATGCGGATTTGATTATCGAGGCAGTACCTGAAAAGATCGATATCAAGAAAACGATCTTTGAAGTGATTGACCAGCACGCGCCAGAACATTGCTTGTTTGCGTCTAATACTTCGACTATGAGCCCGACAGAAATTGCTTCTTTTACGAAGCGACCTGAAAAGGTCATTGCGATGCATTTCTTTAACCCGGTGCATAAAATGCCGCTTGTTGAGATTATTCGTGGTCTTGAAACGAGCGATGAAACAGCAGAAGCAATCCAGAATGCTGCAATCCAAATGGGCAAGGAAACTGTCATCATCAATGAATTTCCTGGCTTTGTCACAAGCCGGATCAGCGCGCTTGTTGGCAATGAGGCATTTTACATGCTACAAGAAGGATTGGGCTCTCCAGAAGATATCGACAAAGCCATCAAGCTAGGGTTGAATTACCCGATGGGCCCGTTCGAATTGGGTGATCTGGTAGGTCTTGATACTCGTCTGAACAATTTGAAATACCTGCATGAGAAGCTCGGTGAAAAATACCGCCCGGCTCCATTGCTAGAGCAATATGTAAAAGCAGGCCGCCTTGGCAGGAAGACCGGGCGCGGTGTGTACGATTATAGAGAGTCAGTTACCACGAAATAAGGGGGATGGCAATGAGAGAAGTTGTAATTGTCGATGCAGTCAGGACACCTATTGGAAGATACAACGGCAGCCTCCGTCAAATCCGTCCGGATGATTTAGGGGCAATTGTCATCAAAGCATTGGTCGAACGCAATCCTGGCGTGCCTGCAGCTGAAATTGAAGAAGTAGTTCTGGGCAATGCGAACCAGGCAGGCGAAGATAACCGGAATGTCGCAAGAATGTCCGGACTTTTGGCGGGACTGCCTGTAGAGGTTGCTGGGACCACCATCAACCGATTATGCGGGTCCGGCCTGGATGCAGTCAACTATGCGGCCAGAGCAATTTTAGCAGGAGAAGGTGACATCTTCATTGCCGGCGGGACGGAAAGCATGACAAGGGCGCCATTCGTGATGGCGAAGCCGGAAAAGGATTTTCCACGTGGCAATATGGAGATGTTCGACACGACCATTGGCTGGCGTTTCGTCAATAGCAAACTGAAGGAAATGTATGGAACAGACAGCATGCCAGAGACAGCAGAGAATGTCGCGAAAAAGTATGGCATCTCAAGGGAAGCACAGGACGAATTTGCTGCAGAAAGCCAGCTGCGTGCACAAAATGCGATTGAAGCCGGGCGATTTGAAAACGAAATCGTTCCAGTTGTTTATGAAGATAAAAAGGGAAACAAGACGGTAATTGACCGTGACGAACATCCACGGCCCGGAACGAAGGTTGAAAAACTGGCAAAGTTGAAGCCTTTATTCATGGATGGGACGGTCACTGCGGGCAATGCATCTGGTGTGAATGACGGTGCATCGGCTTTGTTATTGATGAGTCGTGAGAAAGCAGAAGAACTTGGATTGAAGCCGCTGGCTAAATATATTGTGTCAGCGACAGCTGGGTTGGAGCCTTCGATCATGGGGATGGGTCCTGTTTATGCGGTCCAAAAGGCTTTGAAGCGGGCCAATTTAACCGTAAGGGATATGGACCTGATTGAATTGAATGAGGCGTTCGCTGCCCAGTCCCTAGGATGCATCCAGGAGCTGGAACTTGACCAATCCAAGGTAAATGTAAATGGAGGAGCAATAGCATTCGGCCATCC
This portion of the Mesobacillus sp. S13 genome encodes:
- the pcaF gene encoding 3-oxoadipyl-CoA thiolase encodes the protein MREVVIVDAVRTPIGRYNGSLRQIRPDDLGAIVIKALVERNPGVPAAEIEEVVLGNANQAGEDNRNVARMSGLLAGLPVEVAGTTINRLCGSGLDAVNYAARAILAGEGDIFIAGGTESMTRAPFVMAKPEKDFPRGNMEMFDTTIGWRFVNSKLKEMYGTDSMPETAENVAKKYGISREAQDEFAAESQLRAQNAIEAGRFENEIVPVVYEDKKGNKTVIDRDEHPRPGTKVEKLAKLKPLFMDGTVTAGNASGVNDGASALLLMSREKAEELGLKPLAKYIVSATAGLEPSIMGMGPVYAVQKALKRANLTVRDMDLIELNEAFAAQSLGCIQELELDQSKVNVNGGAIAFGHPLGASGARILTTLLYEMKKRDSKYGLATMCVGVGQGIATIIENIGEK